The nucleotide window GGTGAcgtctgctgctgttgctgcccGTTGTATCGAGTCTGGCAGACCAGCGTCTCCTGCGGAGTCCGCAGAGCCTCTAATTCGGCCGCGCTACGATGAAGATCCGAGTCATGGGCGAAGGTGCAGTTGTGACCGAAACGACAACGGCCCTTCCGATAATTCCAACAGATCTTGCGACCGTTTATCATCTTGGTGTCGTCCAACGTGGGCGTCATCTTGACATGCTTCTCCAGAATCGCGCTCTTCGCCCGTTCCGCCTCGACGAACGGATTCGAGAACACCGAAGTCCTCAACAACGTGGGCGCGCTATTGAAATCCGGCGTGGGCAATGGAAGCTTTTCTCTGGAAGCTGTTGTTTCATTTAGTCTCACGTGTCCGTTCTCGTCATTATGCGAGTTGCTGTTCTCGTCATTATCgtcctctttttcttcttcatccTCCTCTGATTCCGCCTTGTCAACTCCCTTAAAGCTAACGGTGAGGCAATATCAGATTACAAAGAACAAGCCACATTCTGTATGTACATAGGGTTgc belongs to Anoplolepis gracilipes chromosome 4, ASM4749672v1, whole genome shotgun sequence and includes:
- the LOC140664399 gene encoding uncharacterized protein, giving the protein MASLVADYGTSSGSDSEANGDVSDDAFKGVDKAESEEDEEEKEDDNDENSNSHNDENGHVRLNETTASREKLPLPTPDFNSAPTLLRTSVFSNPFVEAERAKSAILEKHVKMTPTLDDTKMINGRKICWNYRKGRCRFGHNCTFAHDSDLHRSAAELEALRTPQETLVCQTRYNGQQQQQTSPIANDEENEVDQENNQTANKKRKKRPGLSQLLLPSKKVFKLYKAQQQQQTKTR